TCACGGCAGAGCTCTTCCACCAAGGCTGGCATGAGATCACGACCCGCGCAGCGCGTGAGACGGCGGAGGCGTACGATTTCACCGGCGTCTCGACGATCACGGACGTGGGCGGCGGGTATGGCATCTTCCTCGCGACCATCCTTGCCAAGCTCCCCGGGCTGCGCGGCGTCCTCTTCGACCTGCCCATCTCGGTCCGCGGCGCGCCGGACAACTTCCGGAGCCTGGGCGTGGCGGACCGGGTGAGCATCGTTCATGGCAACGCGGAGGAGTCCGTTCCCGCCATGGAGCTGTGCACGATGAAGAGCGTGCTCCACATGTGCACCGACGAGCAGTGCGTCCGGATCCTCTCGCGGTGCGCCGCGGCGCTGCCTCGAGGCGGCAAGCTCCTCGTCCTCGAGCGCGTCATCCCGGATCATGACGGGTACCACTGGAGCAAGCTCGTCGACGTGAACATGCTCGTGATGACGGGGGGACGCGAGCGCACGCGGGCCGAATACGCTCGCCTCTACGAGGCCTCCGGCCTCGAGCTGACCCGCTGCGTGGCGCTCGCGTCCGGCTTCGACATCATCGAGGGTCTGCGCGCTTGAGCCGCGGTCAACGCGTCGCCCCGCGCGGCGCTGGCCTCGCGAAGGTAGCGGGGCATCGGGGGGAGGTCGAGCACGTTTTCAATCAGCAGGACATCCGCGACCGCCTGTGCACGCCCGCGATCGAGGAGCCATCAGGGCAGCTTGTCGAGGGCGTCGCGAGAGAGAAGAACACATGAGCAAGAGAACGTTGAACAAGGTCACCGTGATCCGGCGCGAGGCCATCCCGACGCTCCGCTCTGTCATCGTCGATGGAAAGGAGCACGGGCTCGGCCTCCACAAGGACTTCCGCCGGGATCCGGTCCTCTCCCAGTTCATCCCTGACAGCACACGCCTCTCGATGGCGTGGGTCCACCTCGAGCCCGGCGAGACGCTCGACGCCCATGAGCACCCCATCGAGACGATGATCGTCATGTGTGCCGGTCAGGGTCGCATGTTCGGGGACGTCACGACCGAGCTCCTCGAGGGCGATGTCGTCGCCATCCCGCGGGGCTGCGCTCACGGCTTCGTGGGTGCGGGCACGCACGGCTACTGGGCGCTGTCCATCCAGTTCGAGGCGCGCGGGCTCTACGAGCGCCCCGACGACGCGCTCGTCTCGTTCAAGGACGAGAGCGCATCTCAGTACGAGGAGCTCTTGCGCCGCAACGACCAGTACATGGAAGAGCACAAGTCCAACGCGATCTTCCGCTTCGTCGAGAGCGAGCGCGTCAACGACGCCGCGCAACGCGGGCGGCTGATCGACACCATCCAGGTGTGGTCCGGCTACTTCCAGAAGGTCATCATGAGCCGCATGGTGTTCGGCCGCGACGAGCGTTATCTGGCCCTGGCGCGCCAGCATTTCGCGGGCGAGTACGGCCACGACGAGAACCTCGCCGCGAGCCGGCATGGCAAGGGGACGCCGGTGTGGGATCCGCTGCTCGAGGCTTGCTCGGCGTGGTTCGCCTCCAAGATGTTGTCGATCGACGACGCGGAGAAGACCGTGCTCGTGCACCTCGTCCTCGAGGGCGCCGCGACGGTCTTTCACCGGGTTGCCCACCCCATCATGGCGAAGTTCAACGAGACAGACCACTTCGCCGTACATGACCTCGCGGACGACGGCCACCTCGAGATGGGGCTGGAGGTGTTGAAAGGGCTCTCGCCGGCTGCCTACGCGCGGTGCCTGCGCATCCAGAAGGAAGGGTGGGACATGCTGAACGCGCTCACCGCGCGGATGGCCGAGCTCGCCGAGGCGGCCGGTTGAGCCAGCGCGGCTCACCGCTCGCGCGGAGGACGCTCGCGGACGCCGGCCTGGCGCCCATCATTACAGGCTACCGGCCTGGCATCACGGAGCGGCTCTTCACCAACCCACATGGAGGGCAATGGGCACCCTATCCGTGCCCGGTCCCGGTCGAGCTCGCGCGGAGGTACGCCGTGGTCGTCGACCTTCTGGAGGAGGCTCGCCCCTCCATGGAGGCTCGCCCCTCCATGGAGGCTGGCCCCTCCATGGAGGCTGGCCCCTCCATGGTGGAGGGCCGAGCCTCCATCGACCCGGAGGGGGTCTTGTTCACGGCGGGCTCCATCGCCGGGATCGACCTGCTCGTCCGCTGCTTCTGCGAGCCCGGCGAGGACCGCGTGTGCATCTCGACGCCGACGTTCCCCGCGTTCGCCCAGTACGCCAGGTTCCACGGCGTCGAGGTCGTGGATGTCCCGCTCGAGGGGCGCGATTTCAACGTGCTCAGGACAGAGGCGATGTCGGCGCTCGGCGCGAAGCTCACGTTCGTGTGCACGCCCAACAACCCCGTCGGGACGACGGTCGCGGCCGAGCAGGTGCTCGAGCTCGTCCAGCGCTCGCGCGGGCTCGTCGTGGTCGATGAAGCGTACGTGGAGCTCGCGGATGTCGGCTCGTTCGCGCGGCTCGTCTCCCGGTACCCGAACCTCGTCGTGCTGAGGACGTTCTCGAAGGCGTGGGGGCTCGCGGGCCTGCGGGCGGGCGTGGTGATCGCCGCCCCAGACGTGGTCCACACGCTGCGCATCGTCCAGGACCCGTTCGCCTGCACGGCCCCCGTCCAGGCCGCGCTGGCCCGGGAGCTCCATCGCGTCGGCGAGCTCCGCGCCGTGCTGGCCCGGCTACGGGCCGAGCGAGCCGCTCTCGTGGCCGCACTCACGCGCTCGCCGGCTGTCGAGTATGTGTATCCCACATCCACCAACTTCGTCCTCGTCCGGCTCCGCCGCCCTGATGCGGTGTACGCCGCGCTGGAGCGGGAGCCGGACGTCTTCGCTGCGAATGCGCACGCGCATGTCCCGGGAACCCTGAAGATTTCCATGGGTCGGCCGGACAACGACGCGCGCCTCCTCTCGTTTCTCCAGGCCCACGGCTGACCGCGGCACGCGCCGGCACGAACGGCGGCGTCGGCTGATTCCTGCGGAATCGAGGCCGAGGATGTGACGCCAACGCCCTGCGTCGTGCCAGCTGCGCCGGCACACAGGACGACCGGCCACTGGCCGGCCAGTCGGTGTCGCATGCGGCGGCCAGCGCGCGTTTCACGCGGACTCCAGCGCGCCGGAGCGCACGTCACCTGGGTTCCTCCGTGGACCTCGACCGCCGCGGCGGGCGTACCCGCCGGCGCTCTCCTGGCATGGGGCGTGCACAACAATCATGCACGCGCCAGCGGCCACCCATCAACTTGCTTCAGCGAGTCCCCAGCTGCGCGACCGAGTCGATCTAGCGGGCGCCTCACGGGCGCGTCTCTGCTGGTGAGATCGACGCGGTCGTGTGTCTGCGCGGGGTGCCCCACTGGACCGAAAGAGAGCATAGGTCGATGACAACGAAATCACGGATCGGCACGCACACCACCGCTCATGTAACCCAGAGTGAGGCTCGCTGTCTCGCTGTGAGGTCGGCATCCGTCAACCATTCTATCGGCCTGACCCGGACCGGCACGACCGAACGTCGACTCACCGCTCGTACGCACGGCTCCTGCGGCGAGCTCGCCCGACGCATCGTCGGGTCGGCCGCGCTGTCGCGGTACGACGCGGGGGCGAGCCGCGCCGCCTCTTCGCTGGCGAGCGACGCGCCCCTCCAGGGGGGCGAGCGCCTCCGGCGGTCGGCGGGGGCGCCCGCTTGGCTCGCCACGCGCCGCGTACCAGCGAGCGCGCGCGACTTCGTGATGCCGCAGCGGCACGAACAATATACCGAGACAGAGCACCTCGTCTGGCGCACGCTCGTGCGCAGGAACCTGCAGGCCGTGGAGCAGTACGCAGAGCGGCTCTACCAGCCGTACATCGCGGGTCTCAAGGACCTCGGGCTCGACCAGGAGCGGATCCCCACGCTCGAGGCCATCAATGCGAAGCTCGCGCCGACAGGATGGATGGCCGTGTGCGTCGAGGGCTACATCCCCGCCCCCGTCTACGCGGAGCTCATCGCGAACCGGATATTCCCCATGTCGCGCAACGTTCGGCACATGGCGCACATCGATTTCTCTCCTACGCCGGATCTCGTGCATGACATCTTTGGTCACCTCCCGCTGCTCTTTCATGCCCCCTACCAGCGGTACCTCCAGCGCCTGGCCGCCATGACGGCTCGCGCCGAGGCGTCCCCCTGGGACCACGCGCTCTACCTGGCGAACCGCCGGATGGGCGCGCTGAAGAGCGACCCCGATGCCCCGCGCGACCTCGTCGCCGCCGCCGAGGCGGAGGTCGACCGCGTGCAGCGCCACCTGCTCGCGAACCCCTCGGAGCTCACGCAGCTCGCGCGCGTCTTCCTGTGGAGCATCGAGTTCGGGCTCATCGGGACGCGCGATTCGTACCGGGTCCTCGGAGCGGGGCTGCTCTCCTCCCTCTCGGAGTGCGCCGCCCTGTACGAGCCAGGGGCCGACATCCGCCCGTTCTCGATAGCGGTCATCGAGAAGGACATCCACTTCTCGGATCATCAGGCGCAGTACTATCTCTTCGAGTCGTACGAGCAGCTCGATTTCGTGCTCGACGAGTACCAGGCGAAGATGCGCCTGCGGGCCGGGTCAGCTGTCGCTGGGGTGATGTGACGTCGTGACAGCGTGACGGCCGCCGCGCCGCGGTCGGCTCAGCGGACCCGCCCGACCAGGGTCCAATGACGATCGCTCGTCATGCGGAGATCCACCGACGAGAACGGCAGCTCGCGAATCAGCTCGTTCACCTCTTCGACCGTGAGCGCGGCGCGGAGCGAGGCTTCGAAGAGGGCGCGCTGGCGGAGATACACGTTACGCTCCGGGGCAGGAACGCCATCCGGGACCTCGGCGTGCATCTCGACCAGGCGGAGCACGTCCGCATCCGACGGTGGGCGCGCCAGATCGCGCACGAACACGACACCCCCGCTCTCGACGACGCGGACCATCTCGCGCAGCGTCTCGAGGGGCTCCGGGATGTGGTGGACGATGCTGTTGGACAGCGCGAGATCAAACCCGCGCGGGTAGCCGGTGTCCTTGGCGTCGCGCCGGGCGAGCTCGATGCGGGATGCCAGCCCCGCCCGCTCGACGTTGCGTCGCGCCAGGGCGAGCATCGAATCCGCCATGTCGATGGCCACGACGTGCACGCCCGCCGCGCGACGGCAGAGCGCGATCGGGATGAGCGCGGTGCCCGTCCCCACGTCGAGGGCTCTCCGCGGAGCAGGGGCGACCGCGAGCACATCAGCGCAGAACTGCTCGTTCACCTCGCGGTTGTCGATAGCGTCGTAGTCGCCCGCTTCTTGTTCCGAATCCATCACCTCGGGCTCGAGGACGCGCTGTAATCTCATGGCCACGTACGATACACAGTTCGCAGCGCCGGCTCCAGAATCAATTCTTCCACGCAGCTCTGACCGTCGAGCAGCGCGCGGCGATCGCGGGCGCGCGCCGGCGCTGTGCGGGGGCAGCGCTCAGCGGGCGGGAGCGCCCGCGCAGATCCAGTCGTTGATCGTCTTGATATCGGCCGCGGGCAAGGGTGCGGTCGGCGGCATCCTGCTCTCGTCAGGGTCGCACAGGCCGACCTCCTTCAGCTTGTTCATGAGATAGCTGCTGCTCGGCTTGAATGGCACGACGAGCGCCTGCTCGCGGGAGCAAGACGCGCTGTCCTGATCGACGAGCTTGCCCACGGCCGCGCTCGCGCGGAGGTCGAGCCCGCCGGACGGTGCGCCGGCGTTGCCATGGCAGTACTGGTTCGCGCAGCTCCTCGCCAGGATCGGCGCCACGTCAGCGAACGCCGCCGTGTCGGCGCCGCAGGCGGGATCGCTCGGAGGCGCGCCGCCGCCCTCGCCCCCGGTGCCGGCCGCCGCGCCGCCGCCGCCCTCGCCCCCGGTGCCGGCCGCCGCGCCGCCGCCGCCCTCGCCCCCGGTGCCGGCCGCCGCGCCGCCGCCGCCCTCGCCAGCGCCGCCGCCGCCCTGGTTGGAGCCGCTGCCGCTGCTGGCCTGGCTCGAGCTGCTGCCGCTGTTGGTCGTGCTGGAGGCGGCACCGCCGCCGGTGCCCGTGGAATCGTCATCGGAGCAAGCCACCGCCGAGATCCCGAGAGCCAGGCAAACGACCAATCGAAGCGAATTGTTGTGATAATACAAGGTACCTCTTCATCATGGTGTTGGTCACGCGGCGTTCGCCGCGCGAGCGATTCACGAAGAGACTAGAAAGCATGCGGACGCACGCGACGCAATCGCGCGATGGTGGACGAGGGGGTCGCCAAATTCCAACCGTGGCAGCGGGGCCGGCGCGTTGACCTTCTTCCTGCCGACGGGAGTCGACGCGTGTCGATCAGGAAATGACATTGCGCGCGCGTCCGGCTTCTCCACCGCAAGCACGCGGCGGTAGAGTACCGAGATGCGACAAACCTATTGGACCGGCCTGGCGGCGTGCGCCGCCCTGAGCACGGCGCTTGGCTGCAACGCGATCTGGGGGATCCCCGACGGGGAAGCCAGCGGCGATCCCGCGGCCAGCAGCGCAGGGAGCTCAGGGGGCGCAGGGGCCACCGCGGGCGCCGGGGCCGGCGGGGGCGGCGCGGCCGGCGGGCCCCTTGCGGAGTGCCCGAGCGAGCCGTTCACAGGGCGCGCGCCGGGCGCGTGCCAGGCCGCCGACGGCGACCACGATTACCTCTCCGATCGGGAGAATTGCTGTGTTCCCGGCAGGAGCTGCCTCGGCGGCGCCTGCAAGCAGGGCAGGTGTCTGCCGGTCGTCCTCACCACGACCAACGACGAGGAGCACGAAACGATCGGCCTCGTGGTGGAAGGGGACGGGGACGATGGGCGCGTGCTCTGGGCGAGCGGCTATGGGAACACGATCTTCGCGACCGAGAAGGCGGCTTCCGGCTCGACCGAGCCGCTGGTGGTGCTCGACTCGCTCGCGACCCTGCTCGCGCGCACGGAGGGCTCGCTGCTCATCACCGACGAGACCGAGCCGGACGTGTACCGGATGCCGCTCACG
The DNA window shown above is from Sorangium aterium and carries:
- a CDS encoding cupin domain-containing protein, giving the protein MSKRTLNKVTVIRREAIPTLRSVIVDGKEHGLGLHKDFRRDPVLSQFIPDSTRLSMAWVHLEPGETLDAHEHPIETMIVMCAGQGRMFGDVTTELLEGDVVAIPRGCAHGFVGAGTHGYWALSIQFEARGLYERPDDALVSFKDESASQYEELLRRNDQYMEEHKSNAIFRFVESERVNDAAQRGRLIDTIQVWSGYFQKVIMSRMVFGRDERYLALARQHFAGEYGHDENLAASRHGKGTPVWDPLLEACSAWFASKMLSIDDAEKTVLVHLVLEGAATVFHRVAHPIMAKFNETDHFAVHDLADDGHLEMGLEVLKGLSPAAYARCLRIQKEGWDMLNALTARMAELAEAAG
- a CDS encoding methyltransferase, giving the protein MLPKLPDRDALRLAAHGYYFSCALYAAVNLGIADALAGDPRTAAELAQQLGTDADATERLLRLLVSVDLFARDAEGRVSLTPVGAYLRSDHEQSMAKEIRMFSGGEVYQTWGDLLESVRTGRCAFDRRRGKPLFEWLPEQPVTAELFHQGWHEITTRAARETAEAYDFTGVSTITDVGGGYGIFLATILAKLPGLRGVLFDLPISVRGAPDNFRSLGVADRVSIVHGNAEESVPAMELCTMKSVLHMCTDEQCVRILSRCAAALPRGGKLLVLERVIPDHDGYHWSKLVDVNMLVMTGGRERTRAEYARLYEASGLELTRCVALASGFDIIEGLRA
- a CDS encoding class I SAM-dependent methyltransferase translates to MRLQRVLEPEVMDSEQEAGDYDAIDNREVNEQFCADVLAVAPAPRRALDVGTGTALIPIALCRRAAGVHVVAIDMADSMLALARRNVERAGLASRIELARRDAKDTGYPRGFDLALSNSIVHHIPEPLETLREMVRVVESGGVVFVRDLARPPSDADVLRLVEMHAEVPDGVPAPERNVYLRQRALFEASLRAALTVEEVNELIRELPFSSVDLRMTSDRHWTLVGRVR
- a CDS encoding aminotransferase class I/II-fold pyridoxal phosphate-dependent enzyme codes for the protein MVEGRASIDPEGVLFTAGSIAGIDLLVRCFCEPGEDRVCISTPTFPAFAQYARFHGVEVVDVPLEGRDFNVLRTEAMSALGAKLTFVCTPNNPVGTTVAAEQVLELVQRSRGLVVVDEAYVELADVGSFARLVSRYPNLVVLRTFSKAWGLAGLRAGVVIAAPDVVHTLRIVQDPFACTAPVQAALARELHRVGELRAVLARLRAERAALVAALTRSPAVEYVYPTSTNFVLVRLRRPDAVYAALEREPDVFAANAHAHVPGTLKISMGRPDNDARLLSFLQAHG